The following nucleotide sequence is from bacterium.
TCGGCGAGCAGGGCCTCGGCGGCTTCGTGCGCGCGGGCGTTCTCGAGGGCGACGGCAACGAGTTCGGCGGCCAGCCGCAGAAAGGCCGTGTCGTCCTTCGTGAAGCGCTGGGGGCGGTCGCAGTAGGCGCCGAGGACGCCGATCACGCGCGGCCCCACCCGCAGCGGCGCGAAGGCCAGCGAGCGGATGCCGTGCGCCCGCAGCTCCGCGAAGTTCTGGAAGGCCGCCTCGGCGTCGATGTCGCCCTCGATCAGCGTCTCGCCGGCGATCACGCGGCGGTTGAGCGGGCTGTCGGCCAGCGGCACGCTCTGCCGCTCGCGGGAATCCTGCGAAAGGCCGCTGGCCGCCACGAAGCGCAGGCTGCGGCCGTCCGGATCGAGCAGCTTGATGGCGACGACCCGCACCTCCATCACGGCCGTGAGCTCGCGGCAAACCAGGTCGAGCACCGACTGCGCCTGCCGCTCGCTGCCGATCGCGCGCAGCATCGCGGTGAGGCTGTGCAGGCGCCCGTTGAGCGCAAGCACCTGCTGGCTCGCCTCGGTCAGTTCCCCCACGCGCCGCCGCAGGCGGGCCACGAGGCGCGTCGTCAGCATCGCCGTCGTGACGACGGTCGCGCTGAAGAAGACGAGCAGCGCCAGCAGGTGACCCGGATAGGCCAGGATCTCCAGTCGTTCGCCGCGGAAGCTGAGCGGGTGGTTCGGCAGATGGCCGCTCAGCTGCAGCAGCGCCAGCAGCCAGAGCCCGAGCAGGCAGAGCCCGGCGAAGGCATAGGCCGTGGCGGCCGTGAACTGGATCGCCGCGAAGATGATGTGGAAGAGGAAGAAGAAGACCAGCGGGCTGGCGATGCCGCCCGTGAAATAGACGAGCAGGAACATCGCCGCATAGTCGAGGGCGACCTCGACGATGGCCCAGCCGCGGTCGCGCGCGTTCTGGCGCTCCAGGTCGGCGCCGAGGCGGCGCACGCCGAGCGCCAGCAAGAGGTTGTAGCCGAGGATGCCCAGTGCGACGGCCAGGACCGGTCCGATGGCGAAGCCGTAGCCGGCCAGGCGGCCCGTGAGAACGGCCCCGACGATCAGGGGCGGCACCCACCAGCGCAGGCGGATCTGCCAGAAGGAGCGACGGCCCCAGACCCGGGGCAGGTTGGCCGCGCTGAGCTCCTGGCTCAGCCGCCGCATCCGCCGCCGCGCGCTGCGCTCGCTCATCCCCCTCCTCGGGCTCCGGCCGGGCGGCCGCTCAGCCCCGTCGCGCCGTCCGCTCCGACCGCAGCCAGTCCAGCCAGGCCGTCAGGCCCTCGCCTGTCCTCGCCGAGAGGAGCAGCAGCGGCGCCCGCGTGTTGAGGCGGGCGAGGTCGGCGCGGACCAGATCCACATCGTACCCCAGCAGGGCCGCCAGATCGACCTTGTTCAGCAGGATCAGATCGGCCGGCTGGAAGAGCGTCGGGTACTTGGCCACCTTGTCCGCTCCCTCGGGCACCGAGAGCATCGCCACACGCCGGTGCTCGCCGAGGTCGAAACCGGCCGGGCAGACCATGTTGCCGACGTTCTCGATGAAGAGGAAGTCGAGCCCCTCCAGGGGCAGGGCGTCCAGGGCCTCGGCCACCTGGGTTGCGGCCAGGTGGCAGCCGCCCTCCGTGTTGATCTGGACCACGGCCGCGGCCAGGCCGGCGACGCGCTCGGCGTCGCGGCTGGTCTGGAGGTCGCCGACGACCACGGCCGCGCGCTGGGGTGCCAGCGCCGGCAGGGTCGCCTCCAAGAGCGCCGTCTTGCCGCTGCCCGGCGCGCTGGTGATGTTCAGGGCCAGGATCCCCGCCCGGTCCAGGCGCGCTCGATTGTCGCGCGCCACGGCGTCGTTGGCCTTGAGCACGCTGGT
It contains:
- a CDS encoding GAF domain-containing sensor histidine kinase; amino-acid sequence: MSERSARRRMRRLSQELSAANLPRVWGRRSFWQIRLRWWVPPLIVGAVLTGRLAGYGFAIGPVLAVALGILGYNLLLALGVRRLGADLERQNARDRGWAIVEVALDYAAMFLLVYFTGGIASPLVFFFLFHIIFAAIQFTAATAYAFAGLCLLGLWLLALLQLSGHLPNHPLSFRGERLEILAYPGHLLALLVFFSATVVTTAMLTTRLVARLRRRVGELTEASQQVLALNGRLHSLTAMLRAIGSERQAQSVLDLVCRELTAVMEVRVVAIKLLDPDGRSLRFVAASGLSQDSRERQSVPLADSPLNRRVIAGETLIEGDIDAEAAFQNFAELRAHGIRSLAFAPLRVGPRVIGVLGAYCDRPQRFTKDDTAFLRLAAELVAVALENARAHEAAEALLAERARFLLRVTHNMRSPVAAALSLLAVVREGILGALSPRQEEFLQRIDLRLRNLNQTIGELLTLARGRERAAAGGERRLEPARLGEHLREVFAERAAARALELTFAVEPGSPDLWGHEEAIGQLLENLVSNAIKYTPAGGFVRVRFQPSPIGGLRIEVRDNGIGIPSPEQAKLFSEFFRASNAKQLAEEGTGLGLALVKQAVEAHGGRLHLASEEGVGTTVVVDLPAAPESA
- the hypB gene encoding hydrogenase nickel incorporation protein HypB, whose amino-acid sequence is MKRDITVVTSVLKANDAVARDNRARLDRAGILALNITSAPGSGKTALLEATLPALAPQRAAVVVGDLQTSRDAERVAGLAAAVVQINTEGGCHLAATQVAEALDALPLEGLDFLFIENVGNMVCPAGFDLGEHRRVAMLSVPEGADKVAKYPTLFQPADLILLNKVDLAALLGYDVDLVRADLARLNTRAPLLLLSARTGEGLTAWLDWLRSERTARRG